Part of the Hydrogenimonas thermophila genome, AAAAAAAAGAGAAGATTGATGAAATTATTGAACAACAGCAACAACAGCAGGAACAACAAGAAGAGAAAAAAGATGATAAAAGCGTGACTGAAAAGATAGTTGATGAGCTGATTGATGAGGCAAAAGAAGAGGTAAAAGAGGAACTAAAAGACAGAGCAGAAAAATATTTGAGTGATGATGAATTTAAGCAAAACTTAAATGAAGTGCTTGATATTTTTGAAGAGAAAAATGAAGATACAAAAATTGATATAGACGACTTTACTGAAGGGCAATGAAATGGCAAAAATGGGAAAAAAGAGCAGAAGTTTCATGCGGTATAGCGAAAATTACGAATTGATTGGCGACTTGGAACATTTCAAAGGCGAGAGCAAGAGAGTAATTTCAGAGTTTATGTTCAGATTTGAAAAAGATGACAGAGCAGTATTTTACGCTGAAAACTTGAATGTAAAAACGCAAGATGAGCTAAATGAAATTAAAAAAGAGCTTAGTGAAGAATTGAGACTTGCAGGCTTTGATGGGGTGCTTGAATTGCACCCGACCAGTGACGCAACAAGCAAAAGCGGACACATTCATTTATGGGGCGGGATAGATGAAAACATTGAAAAAATAGTTGAAAACTACATAAAAGCACATAATTTAAGCAATAAAGAGTTTTTAAACTACACAAACGAAGATATGAACGAAAACACAAAACACATCTTTATAAAAAAATTAGACAAAGTAATACAAAAAGACTTTGAGACTAACAAAAAAATTGAATTTAAATTTGAAGATTTTGAAAGAGAATCAGCTTTGAAAAATAGCAAAAAATTTGACAAAAAAAACGATGAATTTTACGAGCTATTAAAAGATGTTGAACTTACTTTAGCAGAATTTGACGCATACATAGCAGAGCTTGACGAAAGAGAACTTGAAAAACTTGAAGAGTTAAAAAGTGCAGGCGAGGATGTAAAGATAGTGACTGAAGCGGAAGATTTGAGCGATTTTAGTTTAAGTATAGCTGAAAAAATGTTAGAAGAATTCGGGGAGTATTTGCAATGTTAAACTTTAATTTTATGCCGATTGCGAACATTATTATATTATTTTTATTTATGTTTTGGGCGATACAAACTTATCTTGAAATACAAAATAGCAAAAGTCTTACAAGAGAGGAAAAATTTGAACGAAGCGATATTATGTTATCGCTTTTTTTGATTAACTTTGCAATTATGAGCATAGTTTCAATTTTTGTTTATTTTGTAGAAACTAAATTTAGAGAGCAAAAATGGTATTTTTATAGTGCAGGGCTTTTCATTTTTTTTCTTTTAAATATGTTTTTATCTAAGAAAATCAGTGAATTAAAATTTAACAACGCAGACATTAAAGCTAAGATTTTGACAAACTTTAAAAACTTGAAAAGCAGAAAAAAGAATAAATTTGAAAAATATGTAAATGAAGATATTGATCTTGATTACTATCATTTTAAGAAAATTTTAAATAAGAAAAATTTGACGGTTGAAGCTTTGGAATTAAATAACTTGACGAAATTAGAGCTTAAAAATTTTGAAAAAACGGTTGAAAAAGAAAAAGAATTGAAAAAATTATCGGTAGTTTTGAAAAATTTGATTAATTATGTGAACAATATAGAAGATGAATATAATATTGAAAATATAACAAAAGATGATATAAAAGGGATGAAAAGAATAGAAGTTGAAGAGCTGATTACTAAAAAGTTTATTGAGCTAAAAAACAGAAACATACCGATAAGGATTTCACAATTACTACAATATACAAGAAATGAGCGGGAGAAACAATTTTTATATTTTCTTATGGGTTTACCCGCAGGGCGATTTGTGGCAAACGGGATTATTTATGCACTTTATTTTGCAAAGAAAAAAGTTATTTAAGGAGAAAAGAAAATGGAAACTACATTATCAGAAATTAGCTATGAAAAACATTTAGACGCATTGACAAGCAATATAAGCAGTTTTGCACAAGTGGCAAATATCGTAAACTATATGAGTTTAATAACAGCTAAAAATATTTTAAAGATTAGAGATTTAGAAAGCAGTTATGTAGCAAAAGAGATGGCACTGGTTGAAAACAAAGAAACGCAAAATTACGCTATTTGTCTTGGATATAGAGTAAAAGAACACTATAAAAAAGAATACTATGAAGAGTATAGTTTTACACAAAGTATAATAAGAATTCTTAATAAGAACATTGAGCCAAAAAAGCGTATATACGCTACACAATACGATAGCAGACGCACTAATATATTAGAGCCTATACTGATAGATGACGACAGTCTTAGACAACATTTGTTAGTTATAGGAACAACGGGGAGCGGAAAAACGCAACTTTTAAAAGGAATACTTGAACAGCAAATTGGACGTGGTGGTGGAGCGTTGGCAGTTTTTGGAAAAGCTGATAATGCTATGCTACAGCAGATTTATAGCGTGGCAGCGGAATACGATCGACATCAAGATCTTTTTATAGTTGACTGGCTTGCAACGAAAGAGCAAGTCTTAGATAGTGTAAACAATAATGATAAAGCAGTAATTACAAACTCAATAAATTTATTTGACTTTGGAACAGCAACAGACATTATTAACTTGTTTTTAAAAATAAGCAACGTTAAAGATACAGATTCATGGGGAATCGGAGCAAAACAGTTTTTAGAAGCATTATTGAAAATGCTTATATTGTTAAGAGAAGCAAAGCTAACTTTTAACGTTGATAAAATAGATGAAATTTTACTTGCAGATAACACATTAGACGCACTAATTGAGAATTATGAAGATCTAAATTATTACAACTTTGCGGAGTATATAGTTAGCACTGAAAAGTTACTTAAACTTATTGCAGTGATAGAAAAGATTTATCAGCAAGAGCCTACACGTTTTGATAATTTATTGTTTAATACAGACAACAAAAAGCTTGATGATACAACAGAATTGTACGAAAGTTTTATCGTTGCTGAAAGAGACATGATTCACAAAGAATTAAAAAATGTTATACAAACGCAATCAACAAATATAAATATTAGTAAAGTTTTAAAAACGATTATAGATGACGTTTATAATGGCTTTAATAAAATTTTAAGCGAAGTAAAAAGCAGTAATGGAGCATTTTACAAAATTGAAGTAAGTCAGTCTCACTTTGGAAAAGTGTTATCTTTTTTCAACAAATTTTCAATGGTTTTGCAGAATCGTGAAAGAGATTTTGATTTTATTGAAGCGATACGTTCAGGTAA contains:
- a CDS encoding restriction endonuclease, producing METTLSEISYEKHLDALTSNISSFAQVANIVNYMSLITAKNILKIRDLESSYVAKEMALVENKETQNYAICLGYRVKEHYKKEYYEEYSFTQSIIRILNKNIEPKKRIYATQYDSRRTNILEPILIDDDSLRQHLLVIGTTGSGKTQLLKGILEQQIGRGGGALAVFGKADNAMLQQIYSVAAEYDRHQDLFIVDWLATKEQVLDSVNNNDKAVITNSINLFDFGTATDIINLFLKISNVKDTDSWGIGAKQFLEALLKMLILLREAKLTFNVDKIDEILLADNTLDALIENYEDLNYYNFAEYIVSTEKLLKLIAVIEKIYQQEPTRFDNLLFNTDNKKLDDTTELYESFIVAERDMIHKELKNVIQTQSTNINISKVLKTIIDDVYNGFNKILSEVKSSNGAFYKIEVSQSHFGKVLSFFNKFSMVLQNRERDFDFIEAIRSGKLVVFNIPGQDSEDASTIGKLVFGVLQLLVKKQAKAYKLEQTHLCILDEINSWAKGRDGEVLGLGDVMSVIRGLGLAGIIAYQSDLESLDMGKGIEAGQAEANANTIITLKNNDNKIIKKLNERVPKRLVRRKKDEIRMKNSSKNNSEIVTIEEKEEDFFKAGMLQSLKAGQGYIIRENRAEKMITYYLANKMYSKKNEATLPITKTMSLDQIKRIVDDKIEHKKDKELKENDVDLTCNSDFKKPKTKSKKAKIGDKFEQFLAKRFKADGYNILDGTSEENYAILDAEGVDLVAEKSDEIVIIQAKNWHKKELDRNEAILICEKLRNFYNKTYYDKKESESKNIYGLLAINENTKITDPAKLYLQDKKEDPNFKILTKSYKFEV